From Rutidosis leptorrhynchoides isolate AG116_Rl617_1_P2 chromosome 3, CSIRO_AGI_Rlap_v1, whole genome shotgun sequence, a single genomic window includes:
- the LOC139897018 gene encoding SNF1-related protein kinase regulatory subunit beta-3-like, protein MNTPRGQDQETPVVAGFEVPKSPDASYNNVYTASEDDGRDPPIVPQHLQHTVLSYPTNGGPSTSLPDPQHVVLNHLYIENREAPRSVVALGFSHRFRGKYVNVVLYKPVQRRGSSST, encoded by the exons ATGAACACTCCTCGTGGTCAAGATCAG GAAACACCCGTGGTAGCTGGTTTTGAAGTCCCAAAATCACCTGATGCAAGTTATAACAACGTCTACACTGCAAGCGAAGATGACGGGCGGGACCCGCCTATAGTTCCCCAACATCTGCAACACACTGTACTAAGTTACCCTACCAATGGTGGTCCGTCTACGTCTCTACCGGACCCACAACATGTGGTCTTGAACCATTTGTACATTGAAAATCGAGAGGCTCCACGATCAGTAGTGGCACTTGGGTTTTCACATCGGTTTCGGGGCAAATATGTGAATGTTGTACTGTATAAACCAGTTCAAAGAAGGGGTAGTAGCAGCACTTGA